From the Pseudorca crassidens isolate mPseCra1 chromosome 18, mPseCra1.hap1, whole genome shotgun sequence genome, one window contains:
- the LOC137211494 gene encoding vasculin isoform X1 produces the protein MAQHDFAPAWLNFPTPPSSTKSSLNFEKHSENFSWTENRYDVNRRRHNSSDGFDSGIGRPNGGNFGRKEKNGWRTHGRNGTENINHRGGYHGGSSRSRSSIFHSGKSQGLHENSIPDSETGRKEDKRERKQFEAEDFPSLNPEYEREPNQNKSLAAGVWGLHAQTHTYPTKKISQAPLLEYPPNPKSRTQRMLVIKKGNTKDLQLSGFPVVGNLQSQPVKNGTGPSVYKGLVPKPAAPPTKPTQWKSQTKENKVGTSFPHESTYGVGNFNTFKSTAKNFSPSTTSVKECNRSNSSSPVDKLNQQPRLTKLTRMRTDKKSEFLKALKRDRVEEEHEDESHAGSEKDDDSFNLHNSNSTHQERDINRNFDENEIPQENGNASVISQQIRSSTFPQTDVLSSSLEAEHRLLKEMGWQEDSENDETCAPLTEDEMREFQVISEQLQKNGLRKNGILKNGLICDFKFGPWKNSTFKPTIENDDTETSSSDTSDDDDV, from the coding sequence ATGGCGCAGCATGACTTTGCTCCAGCCTGGCTTAATTTTCCTACCCCACCATCATCAACAAAGTCGTCACTGAATTTTGAAAAGCATTCTGAAAACTTTTCATGGACAGAAAATCGTTATGATGTGAATCGTCGACGACACAACTCTTCAGATGGCTTTGATTCTGGAATTGGACGTCCTAATGGAGGTAActttggaaggaaagaaaaaaatggatggcGTACACATGGAAGAAATGGTACTGAAAACATAAATCATCGAGGGGGATACCATGGTGGAAGTTCCCGTTCTCGTAGCAGTATTTTTCATTCTGGAAAAAGCCAGGGCCTACATGAAAACAGCATACCTGACAGTGAAACGGGGAGGAAAGAAGACAAGAGAGAACGCAAACAGTTTGAGGCTGAGGATTTTCCATCTTTAAATCCTGAGTATGAGAGAGAACCAAATCAGAATAAATCTTTAGCTGCAGGTGTATGGGGCCTACACGCccagacacacacatacccaaCCAAAAAAATCTCCCAAGCTCCTCTCTTAGAATATCCCCCGAATCCTAAATCTAGAACTCAAAGGATGCTGGTCATTAAGAAAGGTAATACAAAAGACTTACAGCTATCTGGATTCCCAGTAGTAGGAAATCTTCAGTCACAACCAGTTAAGAATGGGACTGGTCCAAGTGTTTATAAAGGCTTAGTCCCTAAACCTGCTGCTCCACCTACAAAACCTACACAGTGGAAAAGccaaactaaagaaaataaagttgggACTTCTTTCCCTCATGAGTCTACATATGGTGTCGGAAACTTTAATACTTTTAAATCAACTGCCAAGAATTTTAGTCCATCAACAACTTCAGTGAAAGAGTGTAATCGCTCAAATTCCTCTTCACCTGTTGACAAACTTAATCAGCAGCCTCGTCTAACCAAACTGACACGTATGCGCACTGATAAGAAGAGTGAATTTTTGAAAGCATTGAAAAGGGACAGAGTAGAAGAGGAACATGAAGATGAAAGCCATGCGGGCTCAGAAAAGGATGACGACTCATTTAATTTGCATAACAGCAATAGTACTCACCAAGAAAGGGATATAAACCGAAACTTTGATGAAAATGAAATTCCACAAGAGAATGGCAATGCCTCGGTAATTTCCCAACAGATTCGGTCTTCAACCTTCCCACAAACTGATGTTCTTTCTAGTTCACTTGAAGCAGAACACAGATTGTTAAAGGAGATGGGCTGGCAAGAAGACAGTGAAAATGATGAAACATGTGCTCCCTTaactgaggatgaaatgagagaatTCCAGGTTATTAGTGAACAGTTACAGAAGAACGGTCTGAGGAAAAATGGTATTTTGAAAAATGGCCTGATCTGTGACTTCAAGTTTGGACCCTGGAAAAACAGCACTTTCAAAcccactattgagaatgatgacACAGAGACAAGTAGCAGTGACACATCAGATGACGACGATGTGTGA
- the LOC137211494 gene encoding vasculin isoform X2, whose product MAQHDFAPAWLNFPTPPSSTKSSLNFEKHSENFSWTENRYDVNRRRHNSSDGFDSGIGRPNGGNFGRKEKNGWRTHGRNGTENINHRGGYHGGSSRSRSSIFHSGKSQGLHENSIPDSETGRKEDKRERKQFEAEDFPSLNPEYEREPNQNKSLAAGVWEYPPNPKSRTQRMLVIKKGNTKDLQLSGFPVVGNLQSQPVKNGTGPSVYKGLVPKPAAPPTKPTQWKSQTKENKVGTSFPHESTYGVGNFNTFKSTAKNFSPSTTSVKECNRSNSSSPVDKLNQQPRLTKLTRMRTDKKSEFLKALKRDRVEEEHEDESHAGSEKDDDSFNLHNSNSTHQERDINRNFDENEIPQENGNASVISQQIRSSTFPQTDVLSSSLEAEHRLLKEMGWQEDSENDETCAPLTEDEMREFQVISEQLQKNGLRKNGILKNGLICDFKFGPWKNSTFKPTIENDDTETSSSDTSDDDDV is encoded by the exons ATGGCGCAGCATGACTTTGCTCCAGCCTGGCTTAATTTTCCTACCCCACCATCATCAACAAAGTCGTCACTGAATTTTGAAAAGCATTCTGAAAACTTTTCATGGACAGAAAATCGTTATGATGTGAATCGTCGACGACACAACTCTTCAGATGGCTTTGATTCTGGAATTGGACGTCCTAATGGAGGTAActttggaaggaaagaaaaaaatggatggcGTACACATGGAAGAAATGGTACTGAAAACATAAATCATCGAGGGGGATACCATGGTGGAAGTTCCCGTTCTCGTAGCAGTATTTTTCATTCTGGAAAAAGCCAGGGCCTACATGAAAACAGCATACCTGACAGTGAAACGGGGAGGAAAGAAGACAAGAGAGAACGCAAACAGTTTGAGGCTGAGGATTTTCCATCTTTAAATCCTGAGTATGAGAGAGAACCAAATCAGAATAAATCTTTAGCTGCAGGTGTATGGG AATATCCCCCGAATCCTAAATCTAGAACTCAAAGGATGCTGGTCATTAAGAAAGGTAATACAAAAGACTTACAGCTATCTGGATTCCCAGTAGTAGGAAATCTTCAGTCACAACCAGTTAAGAATGGGACTGGTCCAAGTGTTTATAAAGGCTTAGTCCCTAAACCTGCTGCTCCACCTACAAAACCTACACAGTGGAAAAGccaaactaaagaaaataaagttgggACTTCTTTCCCTCATGAGTCTACATATGGTGTCGGAAACTTTAATACTTTTAAATCAACTGCCAAGAATTTTAGTCCATCAACAACTTCAGTGAAAGAGTGTAATCGCTCAAATTCCTCTTCACCTGTTGACAAACTTAATCAGCAGCCTCGTCTAACCAAACTGACACGTATGCGCACTGATAAGAAGAGTGAATTTTTGAAAGCATTGAAAAGGGACAGAGTAGAAGAGGAACATGAAGATGAAAGCCATGCGGGCTCAGAAAAGGATGACGACTCATTTAATTTGCATAACAGCAATAGTACTCACCAAGAAAGGGATATAAACCGAAACTTTGATGAAAATGAAATTCCACAAGAGAATGGCAATGCCTCGGTAATTTCCCAACAGATTCGGTCTTCAACCTTCCCACAAACTGATGTTCTTTCTAGTTCACTTGAAGCAGAACACAGATTGTTAAAGGAGATGGGCTGGCAAGAAGACAGTGAAAATGATGAAACATGTGCTCCCTTaactgaggatgaaatgagagaatTCCAGGTTATTAGTGAACAGTTACAGAAGAACGGTCTGAGGAAAAATGGTATTTTGAAAAATGGCCTGATCTGTGACTTCAAGTTTGGACCCTGGAAAAACAGCACTTTCAAAcccactattgagaatgatgacACAGAGACAAGTAGCAGTGACACATCAGATGACGACGATGTGTGA